The Solanum lycopersicum chromosome 6, SLM_r2.1 genome has a window encoding:
- the LOC101244382 gene encoding uncharacterized protein, which yields MSPASRSKSKDKKGGKEPPKAASKPSSVNAGATTPTSGYNPLLGTFHTIETAPVTSNAALHVNGRFRNIDETDDPSGHSLGPSSEYDSVSLNGSWSGESEDHKEKMSNPPPRAETVVPGSDNDKREKIRQKNEKKHQRQKERRAQELHEKCSGYLMSRKLEALAQQLVAMGFSSERATMALILNEGRVEESVSWLFEGGEEADKLKEHNLDGGGNLKIDISEELARITDMENKYKCSKQEVERALVACEGDLEKAEETLRSQKQEAHSASSKPEESGDPPTLGNGKLPTATTQNLLRAPVKPSPNMILPKRDDRDFNYTKVAATSGSSAENGSKSIQSLKRVQPKLEWAKPPQMAAPAEKRWQNAGSNPSVSYSLASPLQASTLSSKTEARYITVGNELKNLQLGTVREPVMVMQRPNQSFNPKQIPTSTVSSSPPGSTAGWVPYTVETVKANGLMPHIPGTRSLSPNGVSTNQLYSQLQYQQHQQPQQFVSSSGPVELPGTSRGNNLWSRTGALQTQTLSAASSLGLFSGLGTSGLSGSSSPVDWNSGGGSMEQLDYTNIDWSLDRGSSSSRAGGMWPGMNPLMQNNVRTYDSFTPGLGVTSAMRPALSNVGGGGVSIPGLQERASTAEASSGGSREWASPFEERDLFSAPRQFVSSPSL from the coding sequence ATGTCTCCAGCATCTAGGTCCAAGTCAAAGGACAAAAAGGGTGGCAAGGAACCACCCAAAGCTGCTTCAAAGCCTTCAAGTGTAAATGCAGGTGCTACTACACCGACTAGTGGATACAATCCTCTTTTAGGAACATTCCATACAATTGAGACAGCTCCTGTGACTTCAAATGCTGCTCTTCATGTGAACGGTCGTTTCAGAAATATTGACGAGACAGATGACCCTAGTGGCCACTCACTTGGACCTAGCAGCGAGTATGATTCTGTTTCCCTTAATGGTAGTTGGTCTGGTGAGTCAGAGGACCATAAAGAGAAAATGTCTAATCCCCCTCCCCGGGCAGAGACAGTAGTACCTGGCTCTGATAACGACAAAAGGGAAAAAATCCGTCAGAAAAATGAGAAGAAGCATCAACGTCAAAAGGAGAGACGAGCTCAAGAATTGCATGAAAAATGCAGTGGTTATCTCATGTCAAGAAAGCTGGAAGCACTTGCCCAACAGCTTGTGGCTATGGGATTCTCTTCAGAACGAGCTACAATGGCTCTTATCTTAAATGAAGGCAGAGTAGAAGAATCAGTCTCATGGTTATTTGAAGGTGGTGAAGAAGCAGATAAACTCAAGGAACATAATCTTGATGGTGGGGGTAATTTGAAAATTGACATTTCAGAAGAGCTTGCTCGCATTACAGACATGGAAAATAAGTACAAGTGTTCCAAGCAGGAGGTTGAAAGAGCCTTAGTTGCCTGCGAGGGTGATCTTGAGAAGGCTGAAGAGACTTTGAGGTCACAAAAACAGGAAGCACATTCTGCGTCATCTAAGCCTGAAGAAAGTGGTGATCCTCCTACCTTGGGCAATGGTAAGCTTCCAACTGCCACCACTCAGAACTTACTAAGAGCACCTGTAAAACCTTCACCCAACATGATATTGCCTAAAAGGGATGATAGAGACTTCAATTATACTAAAGTTGCAGCCACATCAGGATCTTCTGCAGAGAATGGAAGCAAAAGTATACAATCACTTAAAAGGGTTCAGCCAAAATTGGAGTGGGCCAAGCCACCACAAATGGCAGCGCCTGCTGAGAAAAGGTGGCAAAATGCAGGATCAAATCCTTCTGTTTCCTATTCTTTGGCATCTCCGTTGCAGGCATCAACCTTATCCTCCAAGACGGAAGCTCGTTACATTACTGTAGGAAATGAATTGAAGAATCTACAGCTAGGAACCGTGAGAGAACCAGTTATGGTTATGCAGCGACCCAATCAATCATTTAATCCTAAGCAGATTCCCACCTCAACTGTAAGCTCTTCTCCGCCAGGAAGTACAGCAGGATGGGTTCCTTACACTGTTGAGACTGTGAAAGCCAATGGACTGATGCCACATATTCCTGGCACAAGAAGCCTGAGCCCAAATGGTGTCAGCACAAACCAGTTGTACAGCCAACTTCAGTATCAACAACACCAGCAGCCGCAACAATTTGTTTCTAGCAGTGGCCCAGTTGAATTGCCAGGAACAAGCCGGGGTAATAATTTGTGGAGTAGAACAGGTGCTTTGCAGACACAAACCCTTTCTGCAGCTTCCTCACTTGGACTCTTCTCTGGGTTGGGCACCAGTGGTCTGTCTGGGTCATCGTCTCCGGTTGACTGGAACAGTGGTGGCGGGTCAATGGAACAGCTAGATTACACTAACATAGACTGGAGTTTAGATCGCGGGTCTTCATCTTCAAGAGCAGGTGGGATGTGGCCAGGAATGAACCCTTTAATGCAAAACAATGTTCGTACATATGATTCATTTACCCCTGGCTTGGGTGTTACATCTGCGATGAGACCTGCTCTGTCTaatgttggtggtggtggtgtctCGATACCTGGGCTTCAGGAACGAGCTTCAACAGCAGAGGCATCTAGTGGTGGTTCTCGGGAGTGGGCTTCTCCCTTTGAAGAGAGAGATCTTTTTAGCGCACCAAGACAGTTTGTTTCTTCTCCCTCCCTGTAG
- the LOC543746 gene encoding G2/mitotic-specific cyclin S13-7 isoform X2, which translates to MANGDAVPKILPKGGGGGEVKKKNGQANGRTRRALGDIGNIVTGPAVGAKPQTKVSHPITRRSAAQLIAKGQEPVQKNKTKPLVTKGVAARKVGVPAKAEAIKKDYVKAKAGTISGICPEEDVKTIEKIPLKERKVRKSGKTLTSILTARSKAACGLSNKPRSQIVDIDAADIDNHLAGVEYVEDIYKFYKLTEDENRPCDYMDSQPEINDRVRAILVDWLIEAHKRFELRPESLYLTVNIMDRFLSEEPVPRRELQLLCISSMLIASKYEEIWAPEVNDFLTITDNAYVRDQILLMEKVILGKLEWYLTVPTPYVFLVRYIKAAVPSDQEMENMTFFLAELGLMNYTTVISYCPSKIAASAVYAARSTLNRSPRWTDTLKHHTGYTEDQLRECAKQLVSFHFGAAENKLKAVYRKFSSPDRCAVALLPPARDVHIGSS; encoded by the exons ATGGCTAACGGAGACGCAGTTCCAAAAATTTTACCCAAAG GAGGAGGAGGGGGAGAGGTTAAGAAGAAGAATGGACAAGCAAATGGAAGAACTAGGCGTGCTTTGGGAGATATCGGAAACATTGTCACTGGTCCTGCTGTTGGAGCAAAGCCTCAAACTAAGGTTTCTCACCCCATCACTAG GAGGTCTGCTGCCCAGTTGATAGCTAAGGGACAAGAACCAGTGCAGAAGAACAAG ACGAAGCCTCTTGTAACTAAAGGAGTTGCAGCAAGAAAAGTTGGTGTTCCAGCAAAAGCAGAAGCTATTAAAAAGGATTATGTCAAAGCGAAAGCTGGAACTATTAGTGGTATATGCCCTGAGGAGGATGTGAAAACCATTGAAAAGATCCccttgaaagaaagaaaagtaaGGAAGAGTGGAAAGACTCTAACTTCTATCCTAACTGCGCGAAGCAAG GCTGCTTGTGGACTATCCAACAAACCAAGATCACAGATTGTTGATATTGATGCTGCTGATATTGATAATCACTTGGCTGGTGTTGAATATGTTGAGGATATCTACAAGTTCTATAAGCTCACAGAG GACGAAAATCGACCATGTGATTACATGGATTCACAGCCAGAGATCAATGACAGGGTGAGAGCAATTCTTGTGGACTGGCTGATAGAAGCACACAAAAGGTTTGAGCTGAGGCCTGAAAGCCTGTACCTCACAGTCAACATAATGGACCGTTTCCTGTCGGAAGAGCCTGTTCCTAGAAGGGAACTTCAGTTACTTTGCATCAGCTCAATGCTTATTGCCAGCAAATATGAAGAGATTTGGGCACCAGAG GTTAATGACTTCCTAACAATAACAGACAACGCTTATGTCAGGGATCAGATACTTCTAATGGAGAAAGTGATCTTGGGAAAGCTGGAGTGGTATTTAACTGTCCCAACGCCATACGTCTTTCTGGTTCGTTACATTAAAGCTGCAGTTCCATCTGATCAAGAG ATGGAGAACATGACATTTTTCTTGGCTGAGCTCGGGCTGATGAACTACACTACTGTGATATCCTACTGTCCATCAAAGATTGCTGCTTCTGCTGTTTATGCTGCTCGTAGTACTCTCAACAGGAGCCCTCGATGGACTGACACTCTGAAGCACCACACTGGATACACAGAAGACCAGCTGAG AGAATGTGCAAAACAATTAGTTAGCTTCCACTTTGGTGCTGCTGAAAACAAGCTGAAGGCGGTTTATAGGAAGTTTTCTAGTCCAGATAGATGTGCTGTTGCCCTCTTGCCCCCTGCAAGAGATGTCCATATAGGAAGTTCTTGA
- the LOC543746 gene encoding G2/mitotic-specific cyclin S13-7 isoform X4, with protein MANGDAVPKILPKGGGGGEVKKKNGQANGRTRRALGDIGNIVTGPAVGAKPQTKVSHPITRRSAAQLIAKGQEPVQKNKTKPLVTKGVAARKVGVPAKAEAIKKDYVKAKAGTISGICPEEDVKTIEKIPLKERKAACGLSNKPRSQIVDIDAADIDNHLAGVEYVEDIYKFYKLTEDENRPCDYMDSQPEINDRVRAILVDWLIEAHKRFELRPESLYLTVNIMDRFLSEEPVPRRELQLLCISSMLIASKYEEIWAPEVNDFLTITDNAYVRDQILLMEKVILGKLEWYLTVPTPYVFLVRYIKAAVPSDQEMENMTFFLAELGLMNYTTVISYCPSKIAASAVYAARSTLNRSPRWTDTLKHHTGYTEDQLRECAKQLVSFHFGAAENKLKAVYRKFSSPDRCAVALLPPARDVHIGSS; from the exons ATGGCTAACGGAGACGCAGTTCCAAAAATTTTACCCAAAG GAGGAGGAGGGGGAGAGGTTAAGAAGAAGAATGGACAAGCAAATGGAAGAACTAGGCGTGCTTTGGGAGATATCGGAAACATTGTCACTGGTCCTGCTGTTGGAGCAAAGCCTCAAACTAAGGTTTCTCACCCCATCACTAG GAGGTCTGCTGCCCAGTTGATAGCTAAGGGACAAGAACCAGTGCAGAAGAACAAG ACGAAGCCTCTTGTAACTAAAGGAGTTGCAGCAAGAAAAGTTGGTGTTCCAGCAAAAGCAGAAGCTATTAAAAAGGATTATGTCAAAGCGAAAGCTGGAACTATTAGTGGTATATGCCCTGAGGAGGATGTGAAAACCATTGAAAAGATCCccttgaaagaaagaaaa GCTGCTTGTGGACTATCCAACAAACCAAGATCACAGATTGTTGATATTGATGCTGCTGATATTGATAATCACTTGGCTGGTGTTGAATATGTTGAGGATATCTACAAGTTCTATAAGCTCACAGAG GACGAAAATCGACCATGTGATTACATGGATTCACAGCCAGAGATCAATGACAGGGTGAGAGCAATTCTTGTGGACTGGCTGATAGAAGCACACAAAAGGTTTGAGCTGAGGCCTGAAAGCCTGTACCTCACAGTCAACATAATGGACCGTTTCCTGTCGGAAGAGCCTGTTCCTAGAAGGGAACTTCAGTTACTTTGCATCAGCTCAATGCTTATTGCCAGCAAATATGAAGAGATTTGGGCACCAGAG GTTAATGACTTCCTAACAATAACAGACAACGCTTATGTCAGGGATCAGATACTTCTAATGGAGAAAGTGATCTTGGGAAAGCTGGAGTGGTATTTAACTGTCCCAACGCCATACGTCTTTCTGGTTCGTTACATTAAAGCTGCAGTTCCATCTGATCAAGAG ATGGAGAACATGACATTTTTCTTGGCTGAGCTCGGGCTGATGAACTACACTACTGTGATATCCTACTGTCCATCAAAGATTGCTGCTTCTGCTGTTTATGCTGCTCGTAGTACTCTCAACAGGAGCCCTCGATGGACTGACACTCTGAAGCACCACACTGGATACACAGAAGACCAGCTGAG AGAATGTGCAAAACAATTAGTTAGCTTCCACTTTGGTGCTGCTGAAAACAAGCTGAAGGCGGTTTATAGGAAGTTTTCTAGTCCAGATAGATGTGCTGTTGCCCTCTTGCCCCCTGCAAGAGATGTCCATATAGGAAGTTCTTGA
- the LOC543746 gene encoding G2/mitotic-specific cyclin S13-7 isoform X3: MANGDAVPKILPKGGGGGEVKKKNGQANGRTRRALGDIGNIVTGPAVGAKPQTKVSHPITRRSAAQLIAKGQEPVQKNKTKPLVTKGVAARKVGVPAKAEAIKKDYVKAKAGTISGICPEEDVKTIEKIPLKERKAACGLSNKPRSQIVDIDAADIDNHLAGVEYVEDIYKFYKLTEDENRPCDYMDSQPEINDRVRAILVDWLIEAHKRFELRPESLYLTVNIMDRFLSEEPVPRRELQLLCISSMLIASKYEEIWAPEQVNDFLTITDNAYVRDQILLMEKVILGKLEWYLTVPTPYVFLVRYIKAAVPSDQEMENMTFFLAELGLMNYTTVISYCPSKIAASAVYAARSTLNRSPRWTDTLKHHTGYTEDQLRECAKQLVSFHFGAAENKLKAVYRKFSSPDRCAVALLPPARDVHIGSS; encoded by the exons ATGGCTAACGGAGACGCAGTTCCAAAAATTTTACCCAAAG GAGGAGGAGGGGGAGAGGTTAAGAAGAAGAATGGACAAGCAAATGGAAGAACTAGGCGTGCTTTGGGAGATATCGGAAACATTGTCACTGGTCCTGCTGTTGGAGCAAAGCCTCAAACTAAGGTTTCTCACCCCATCACTAG GAGGTCTGCTGCCCAGTTGATAGCTAAGGGACAAGAACCAGTGCAGAAGAACAAG ACGAAGCCTCTTGTAACTAAAGGAGTTGCAGCAAGAAAAGTTGGTGTTCCAGCAAAAGCAGAAGCTATTAAAAAGGATTATGTCAAAGCGAAAGCTGGAACTATTAGTGGTATATGCCCTGAGGAGGATGTGAAAACCATTGAAAAGATCCccttgaaagaaagaaaa GCTGCTTGTGGACTATCCAACAAACCAAGATCACAGATTGTTGATATTGATGCTGCTGATATTGATAATCACTTGGCTGGTGTTGAATATGTTGAGGATATCTACAAGTTCTATAAGCTCACAGAG GACGAAAATCGACCATGTGATTACATGGATTCACAGCCAGAGATCAATGACAGGGTGAGAGCAATTCTTGTGGACTGGCTGATAGAAGCACACAAAAGGTTTGAGCTGAGGCCTGAAAGCCTGTACCTCACAGTCAACATAATGGACCGTTTCCTGTCGGAAGAGCCTGTTCCTAGAAGGGAACTTCAGTTACTTTGCATCAGCTCAATGCTTATTGCCAGCAAATATGAAGAGATTTGGGCACCAGAG CAGGTTAATGACTTCCTAACAATAACAGACAACGCTTATGTCAGGGATCAGATACTTCTAATGGAGAAAGTGATCTTGGGAAAGCTGGAGTGGTATTTAACTGTCCCAACGCCATACGTCTTTCTGGTTCGTTACATTAAAGCTGCAGTTCCATCTGATCAAGAG ATGGAGAACATGACATTTTTCTTGGCTGAGCTCGGGCTGATGAACTACACTACTGTGATATCCTACTGTCCATCAAAGATTGCTGCTTCTGCTGTTTATGCTGCTCGTAGTACTCTCAACAGGAGCCCTCGATGGACTGACACTCTGAAGCACCACACTGGATACACAGAAGACCAGCTGAG AGAATGTGCAAAACAATTAGTTAGCTTCCACTTTGGTGCTGCTGAAAACAAGCTGAAGGCGGTTTATAGGAAGTTTTCTAGTCCAGATAGATGTGCTGTTGCCCTCTTGCCCCCTGCAAGAGATGTCCATATAGGAAGTTCTTGA
- the LOC543746 gene encoding G2/mitotic-specific cyclin S13-7 isoform X1 produces the protein MANGDAVPKILPKGGGGGEVKKKNGQANGRTRRALGDIGNIVTGPAVGAKPQTKVSHPITRRSAAQLIAKGQEPVQKNKTKPLVTKGVAARKVGVPAKAEAIKKDYVKAKAGTISGICPEEDVKTIEKIPLKERKVRKSGKTLTSILTARSKAACGLSNKPRSQIVDIDAADIDNHLAGVEYVEDIYKFYKLTEDENRPCDYMDSQPEINDRVRAILVDWLIEAHKRFELRPESLYLTVNIMDRFLSEEPVPRRELQLLCISSMLIASKYEEIWAPEQVNDFLTITDNAYVRDQILLMEKVILGKLEWYLTVPTPYVFLVRYIKAAVPSDQEMENMTFFLAELGLMNYTTVISYCPSKIAASAVYAARSTLNRSPRWTDTLKHHTGYTEDQLRECAKQLVSFHFGAAENKLKAVYRKFSSPDRCAVALLPPARDVHIGSS, from the exons ATGGCTAACGGAGACGCAGTTCCAAAAATTTTACCCAAAG GAGGAGGAGGGGGAGAGGTTAAGAAGAAGAATGGACAAGCAAATGGAAGAACTAGGCGTGCTTTGGGAGATATCGGAAACATTGTCACTGGTCCTGCTGTTGGAGCAAAGCCTCAAACTAAGGTTTCTCACCCCATCACTAG GAGGTCTGCTGCCCAGTTGATAGCTAAGGGACAAGAACCAGTGCAGAAGAACAAG ACGAAGCCTCTTGTAACTAAAGGAGTTGCAGCAAGAAAAGTTGGTGTTCCAGCAAAAGCAGAAGCTATTAAAAAGGATTATGTCAAAGCGAAAGCTGGAACTATTAGTGGTATATGCCCTGAGGAGGATGTGAAAACCATTGAAAAGATCCccttgaaagaaagaaaagtaaGGAAGAGTGGAAAGACTCTAACTTCTATCCTAACTGCGCGAAGCAAG GCTGCTTGTGGACTATCCAACAAACCAAGATCACAGATTGTTGATATTGATGCTGCTGATATTGATAATCACTTGGCTGGTGTTGAATATGTTGAGGATATCTACAAGTTCTATAAGCTCACAGAG GACGAAAATCGACCATGTGATTACATGGATTCACAGCCAGAGATCAATGACAGGGTGAGAGCAATTCTTGTGGACTGGCTGATAGAAGCACACAAAAGGTTTGAGCTGAGGCCTGAAAGCCTGTACCTCACAGTCAACATAATGGACCGTTTCCTGTCGGAAGAGCCTGTTCCTAGAAGGGAACTTCAGTTACTTTGCATCAGCTCAATGCTTATTGCCAGCAAATATGAAGAGATTTGGGCACCAGAG CAGGTTAATGACTTCCTAACAATAACAGACAACGCTTATGTCAGGGATCAGATACTTCTAATGGAGAAAGTGATCTTGGGAAAGCTGGAGTGGTATTTAACTGTCCCAACGCCATACGTCTTTCTGGTTCGTTACATTAAAGCTGCAGTTCCATCTGATCAAGAG ATGGAGAACATGACATTTTTCTTGGCTGAGCTCGGGCTGATGAACTACACTACTGTGATATCCTACTGTCCATCAAAGATTGCTGCTTCTGCTGTTTATGCTGCTCGTAGTACTCTCAACAGGAGCCCTCGATGGACTGACACTCTGAAGCACCACACTGGATACACAGAAGACCAGCTGAG AGAATGTGCAAAACAATTAGTTAGCTTCCACTTTGGTGCTGCTGAAAACAAGCTGAAGGCGGTTTATAGGAAGTTTTCTAGTCCAGATAGATGTGCTGTTGCCCTCTTGCCCCCTGCAAGAGATGTCCATATAGGAAGTTCTTGA
- the LOC101243795 gene encoding molybdopterin synthase catalytic subunit, whose amino-acid sequence MADEDRNLIEILEANSPIDFNKYIGYVSSPKCGAIATFAGTTRDTFDGKEVLELQYEAYVPMAVRCLKSLCSSARSSWDIHSIAVAHCLGTVPVGETSVFVAISSVHRADALDACKFLIDELKASVPIWKKEVYTNGEVWKENKEFIERMPELGNASHDQDGACSGKKKVEAHERKSCCGTKVKVNDESADSSR is encoded by the coding sequence ATGGCTGATGAGGATAGAAATTTAATCGAGATCTTGGAAGCGAATAGCCCAATAGACTTCAACAAATATATTGGTTATGTTAGTTCTCCTAAATGTGGAGCTATAGCAACATTTGCTGGTACAACGCGTGATACATTTGATGGTAAAGAAGTTTTAGAGTTACAGTATGAAGCATATGTTCCAATGGCAGTACGTTGTCTTAAATCTCTCTGTTCTTCTGCGCGATCATCGTGGGATATCCACTCGATAGCAGTTGCTCACTGCTTGGGTACTGTTCCTGTTGGAGAGACTAGTGTATTTGTTGCAATCTCGTCTGTCCATCGAGCAGATGCATTGGATGCTTGCAAGTTTCTGATTGATGAGCTTAAAGCATCAGTTCCGATATGGAAGAAGGAGGTATATACAAATGGAGAGGTGTGGAAAGAGAATAAAGAGTTTATTGAGAGGATGCCAGAGCTTGGGAATGCATCACATGATCAAGACGGAGCTTGCTCTGGTAAAAAGAAAGTGGAGGCACACGAGAGAAAGAGCTGCTGTGGAACGAAGGTTAAAGTCAATGACGAGTCTGCAGATTCTTCTAGGTAG